The Humulus lupulus chromosome 3, drHumLupu1.1, whole genome shotgun sequence genome window below encodes:
- the LOC133822262 gene encoding ultraviolet-B receptor UVR8 — MDATASGTPTIQYHNITDQPITTIVATPVQTFERRQRHCYGDSSPGEFPLAANPSIVLHVLTSCNLDPQDLAKLEATCSFFRQPANFAPDFELSLPELAALDICQKRAIFKPMNDEERQELKQRCGGSWKLVLRFMLAGEACSRREKSQAIAGPGHSIAVTSKGAVYSFGSNSSGQLGHGSTEEEWRPRPIRSLQGIRIIQATAGSGRTMLISDAGRVYAFGKDSFGEVEFGGQGIKVVKTPQLVESLKNIFVVQAAIGNFFTAVLSREGRVYTFSWGNDGKLGHQTEPTDVEPHPLLGALENIPVVQIAAGYCYLLALACQPSGMSVYSVGCGLGGKLGHGSRTDEKYPRLIEQFQVLNLQPMVVAAGAWHAAVVGRDGRVCTWGWGRYGCLGHGDEDCAQAPKVVEALSKIKAVHVATGDYTTFVVSEDGDVYSFGCGESASLGHNNAAAAAGGEAPRHTNVLTPEIVTSLKEVNERVVQISLTNSIYWNAHTFALTESGKLYAFGAGDKGQLGIELVGNQTERGNPERVDIDLS; from the exons ATGGATGCCACAGCGAGCGGAACCCCAACTATACAATACCATAACATTACTGATCAGCCAATTACCACTATAGTTGCCACTCCTGTACAAACCTTTGAACGGCGGCAACGCCATTGCTATGGGGACTCCAGCCCTGGAGAATTCCCCTTGGCTGCCAATCCTTCCATTGTTCTTCATGTTCTAACCTCATGTAATCTGGACCCTCAAGACCTTGCAAAACTAGAG GCAACATGTTCCTTTTTTAGGCAACCTGCAAACTTTGCTCCTGATTTTGAATTATCCTTACCGGAGCTTGCTGCCTTGGATATTTGTCAAAAGAGAGCTATATTTAAGCCAATGAACGATGAAGAACGTCAAGAATTGAAGCAGAGATGTGGGGGTTCATGGAAACTGGTGCTGAGGTTCATGTTGGCTGGAGAGGCATGTTCCAGGAGGGAGAAATCACAGGCAATAGCAGGGCCTGGTCACAGCATTGCTGTGACATCAAAAGGAGCTGTTTACTCTTTTGGCTCTAACAGCTCAGGCCAGCTTGGACATGGCTCCACTGAAGAAGAATGGCGGCCTCGGCCAATCAG ATCCCTGCAAGGCATTCGAATTATTCAGGCAACTGCTGGCTCTGGCAGGACAATGCTGATTAGTGATGCTGGGCGTGTTTACGCCTTTGGCAAGGATTCCTTTGGAGAAGTCGAGTTTGGGGGTCAAGGAATTAAAGTTGTGAAAACTCCACAGTTGGTTGAGTCTTTGAAAAACATATTTGTGGTGCAAGCTGCCATTGGAAATTTCTTCACAGCTGTATTGTCAAGAGAAGGCAGGGTCTATACCTTTTCTTGGGGCAATGATGGCAAACTTGGTCACCAAACTGAGCCAACTGATGTGGAACCCCATCCTTTGTTGGGGGCCCTAGAAAACATACCTGTTGTACAAATTGCTGCTGGATACTGCTACCTTCTTGCTCTGGCTTGTCAGCCTAGTGGAAT GTCGGTATACTCCGTTGGGTGTGGCTTGGGTGGAAAACTCGGACACGGTTCAAGGACCGATGAAAAGTACCCGAGACTTATCGAACAGTTTCAAGTTCTGAACCTTCAGCCTATGGTGGTTGCAGCTGGTGCTTGGCATGCTGCAGTAGTGGGCCGAGATGGGCGGGTGTGCACTTGGGGTTGGGGCCGTTATGGATGCTTGGGTCATGGGGATGAAGATTGTGCACAAGCTCCAAAGGTTGTGGAGGCATTGAGCAAGATAAAAGCAGTTCATGTTGCCACAGGAGATTACACAACTTTTGTGGTGTCTGAAGATGGTGATGTATACTCTTTTGGCTGTGGAGAATCAGCTAGTCTTGGACATAAcaatgctgctgctgctgctggtgGAGAG GCACCCAGGCACACAAATGTGTTGACCCCAGAAATTGTAACATCACTGAAAGAAGTAAACGAACGAGTGGTTCAGATCAGCCTCACCAACTCCATATATTGGAATGCTCACACATTTGCCCTCACTGAATCAGGGAAGCTGTATGCATTTGGTGCTGGGGACAAAGGGCAGCTAGGAATAGAGCTCGTTGGCAACCAGACTGAAAGAGGGAATCCAGAACGTGTTGACATTGATCTCAGTTAG